The proteins below come from a single Vibrio natriegens NBRC 15636 = ATCC 14048 = DSM 759 genomic window:
- a CDS encoding cation:proton antiporter, producing the protein MSVYHTLCFLSAAAMLIAFVNSKIGKMQTTIAITAGSMVLSLLILIAGQNNWFHLTEIATETVTRINFEDFLLKGILGFLLFAGGLGIKLPNLKDQKWEITVLALAATLFSTFFIGFALYGICLLIGIKFDLIYCLLFGSLISPTDPIAVLAIVKKLDAPKRISTQIEGESLFNDGFGLVIFVTLFTIAFGTEAPTVGSVTMLFIQEAIGGIFYGFLLGLLFHYLISATNDHSMELLLTIGVPTAGYAFAEYLHVSGPLAMVVSGIMIGNWTRFIGFSKESEDHLDHFWELVDEFLNGVLFLLIGMSMLLFKFHQEDWIMMAIAVPLVLASRYLSVFFSYIGFKRYRTYNRWSVKILTWGGLRGGLALAMALSIPSGIWVVQDKLIDVKEIILVMTYAVVVFSILIQGSTITPMIEKAKEEEKKMEEERNALAASETKEHSVVQEPKEQLES; encoded by the coding sequence ATGTCGGTCTATCATACTTTATGTTTTCTCTCCGCTGCTGCGATGCTAATAGCCTTTGTAAACAGCAAAATAGGAAAGATGCAAACCACCATCGCCATTACCGCAGGTTCAATGGTACTTTCTCTCCTCATCCTAATTGCTGGTCAAAATAACTGGTTCCATCTCACAGAGATAGCGACAGAAACAGTAACCAGAATCAACTTCGAAGACTTCTTGCTCAAAGGTATCCTTGGATTTTTGCTATTTGCAGGCGGCTTAGGTATTAAACTACCTAACCTGAAAGATCAGAAGTGGGAGATCACAGTATTAGCACTCGCAGCCACTCTGTTTTCGACATTCTTCATCGGTTTTGCTCTATACGGAATCTGCTTACTGATCGGAATTAAGTTTGACTTAATTTACTGCCTACTATTCGGTTCATTGATCTCCCCAACTGACCCGATAGCCGTTCTCGCCATTGTGAAAAAATTAGATGCTCCAAAACGCATCTCGACACAAATTGAAGGTGAGTCATTGTTCAATGACGGCTTCGGTCTGGTTATTTTTGTCACCTTATTTACCATCGCATTTGGCACTGAAGCACCTACCGTAGGCAGCGTCACTATGCTCTTTATCCAGGAAGCGATTGGGGGGATCTTTTATGGTTTCCTACTTGGCTTGCTGTTCCACTACTTAATTAGTGCGACCAATGACCACTCAATGGAGTTGCTACTTACTATTGGTGTGCCAACTGCAGGCTATGCTTTCGCAGAATACCTTCACGTTTCAGGCCCATTAGCGATGGTTGTCTCTGGGATTATGATTGGCAACTGGACACGCTTTATCGGCTTCTCTAAAGAGAGTGAAGACCACCTCGACCACTTCTGGGAATTAGTCGATGAGTTTCTAAATGGCGTTCTGTTCCTTTTAATCGGTATGTCGATGCTGCTGTTCAAATTCCACCAAGAAGACTGGATCATGATGGCTATTGCTGTGCCTCTAGTACTAGCATCGCGTTACCTTAGTGTATTTTTCTCATACATTGGCTTTAAGCGATACAGAACATATAACCGTTGGTCAGTAAAAATCCTGACCTGGGGTGGCCTGCGTGGCGGTTTAGCGCTTGCAATGGCACTTTCTATCCCTTCAGGAATATGGGTCGTACAAGACAAGTTGATCGACGTAAAAGAGATCATCCTGGTAATGACTTACGCCGTTGTTGTGTTCTCTATTTTGATTCAAGGCTCAACCATTACACCAATGATTGAAAAAGCCAAAGAAGAAGAAAAGAAGATGGAGGAAGAGCGTAACGCTTTAGCCGCCTCCGAAACCAAAGAGCATAGCGTAGTGCAAGAGCCGAAAGAGCAGCTTGAATCTTAG
- the metH gene encoding methionine synthase, whose amino-acid sequence MGTNVRQQIEAQLKQRILLIDGGMGTMIQGYKLEEHDYRGERFADWHSDLKGNNDLLVLSQPQLIKEIHSAYLEAGADILETNTFNATTIAMADYDMESLSEEINFAAAKLAREVADEWTAKTPEKPRYVAGVLGPTNRTCSISPDVNDPGYRNVSFDELVEAYSESTRALIKGGSDLILIETIFDTLNAKACAFAVDSVFEELGIELPVMISGTITDASGRTLSGQTTEAFYNSLRHVRPISFGLNCALGPDELRPYVEELSRISESFVSAHPNAGLPNAFGEYDLSPEDMAKHVKEWAESGFLNLIGGCCGTTPEHIRQMAEAVNQVTPRQLPELQVACRLSGLEPLTIEKESLFINVGERTNVTGSARFKRLIKEELYDEALDVARQQVENGAQIIDINMDEGMLDAEACMVRFLNLCASEPEISKVPIMVDSSKWEVIEAGLKCIQGKGIVNSISLKEGKEKFVEQAKLIRRYGAAVIVMAFDEAGQADTRERKIEICTNAYRILVDEVGFPPEDIIFDPNIFAVATGIDEHNNYAVDFIEAVGDIKRDLPHAMISGGVSNVSFSFRGNNYVREAIHAVFLYHCFKNGMDMGIVNAGQLEIYDNVPEKLREAVEDVVLNRRNDATERLLDIASEYADKGVGKEEDASALEWRTWPVEKRLEHALVKGITEFIVEDTEEARVNASKPLEVIEGPLMDGMNVVGDLFGEGKMFLPQVVKSARVMKQAVAHLEPFIDAEKQVGQTNGKILLATVKGDVHDIGKNIVGVVLQCNNYEIIDLGVMVPCEKILKVAKEENVDIIGLSGLITPSLDEMVHVAKEMERLDFDLPLLIGGATTSKAHTAVKIEQNYKHPVVYVNNASRAVGVCTSLLSDERRPDFVEKLNADYERVRDQHNRKKPRTKPVTLEDARANKVAIDWEAYTPPAPKQSGIHIFDDFDVATLRKYIDWTPFFMTWSLVGKYPTIFDHEEVGEEAKRLFHDANELLDRVESEGLMQARGMCGLFPAASVGDDIEVYTDESRTEVAKVLCNLRQQTEKPKGFNYCLSDYVAPKDSGKHDWIGAFAVTGGIGERELADEYKAKGDDYNAIMIQAVADRLAEAFAEYLHERVRKEIWGYAEDENLSNDELIREKYQGIRPAPGYPACPEHTEKGPLWDLLNVEENIGMSLTSSYAMYPGASVSGWYFSHPDSRYFAIAQIQEDQLESYAERKGWDRLEAEKWLGPNING is encoded by the coding sequence GTGGGAACTAATGTAAGACAACAGATTGAAGCTCAATTGAAGCAACGTATTCTTTTGATTGATGGTGGTATGGGCACCATGATTCAGGGATACAAACTTGAAGAGCACGATTATCGAGGAGAACGCTTTGCGGACTGGCACAGTGATCTAAAGGGTAACAACGACTTGTTGGTACTTAGTCAGCCTCAATTGATCAAAGAAATACACAGCGCTTACCTCGAAGCTGGTGCTGATATTTTAGAAACCAACACCTTTAATGCGACTACTATCGCTATGGCTGACTACGATATGGAAAGCCTAAGTGAGGAGATCAACTTTGCAGCTGCGAAGTTAGCTCGTGAGGTGGCGGATGAATGGACGGCTAAGACACCGGAAAAACCGCGCTATGTAGCAGGTGTTCTAGGCCCAACAAACCGCACGTGTTCTATCTCTCCGGATGTAAACGATCCTGGTTACCGCAATGTGAGTTTTGATGAGTTGGTCGAAGCTTACTCTGAATCTACTCGAGCCTTAATCAAGGGTGGTTCAGACTTAATTCTTATCGAAACAATATTTGATACCTTGAATGCTAAAGCGTGTGCATTCGCTGTGGATTCAGTATTTGAAGAGCTTGGTATCGAGCTTCCTGTGATGATTTCTGGCACTATTACCGATGCCTCTGGCCGAACCTTATCAGGTCAAACGACGGAAGCCTTTTACAATTCATTACGCCACGTGAGGCCTATCTCATTTGGCTTAAACTGTGCGCTTGGCCCTGATGAACTGCGCCCATATGTCGAAGAACTTTCACGTATTTCTGAATCTTTCGTGTCTGCTCACCCTAATGCCGGGTTGCCAAATGCATTCGGCGAATATGACTTGTCTCCTGAAGATATGGCGAAGCATGTTAAAGAGTGGGCCGAAAGTGGATTCTTGAACTTGATTGGCGGCTGTTGTGGTACAACGCCTGAACATATCCGCCAAATGGCAGAAGCGGTTAATCAGGTTACTCCTCGTCAGTTACCAGAGCTTCAGGTTGCATGCCGTTTATCTGGCCTAGAGCCCCTGACCATCGAGAAAGAATCCTTGTTTATTAACGTTGGTGAACGTACTAACGTAACGGGTTCAGCTCGCTTTAAGCGCTTAATCAAAGAAGAGTTATATGATGAAGCGCTCGATGTTGCTCGTCAGCAAGTCGAAAACGGCGCGCAAATCATCGATATCAACATGGATGAAGGTATGCTGGATGCAGAAGCATGTATGGTTCGCTTCCTGAACCTTTGTGCTTCTGAGCCTGAAATCTCCAAAGTGCCTATCATGGTTGACTCTTCAAAGTGGGAAGTCATCGAAGCCGGCCTGAAATGTATTCAGGGTAAAGGCATCGTGAACTCGATTTCTCTAAAAGAAGGTAAAGAAAAGTTTGTCGAGCAGGCGAAACTGATTCGCCGCTATGGCGCTGCTGTTATCGTGATGGCATTCGACGAAGCCGGACAAGCAGATACCCGTGAGCGCAAAATTGAAATTTGTACCAATGCTTACCGTATCTTGGTTGATGAAGTTGGCTTCCCACCAGAAGATATTATCTTTGACCCAAATATTTTTGCGGTTGCAACAGGTATCGATGAGCACAACAACTACGCTGTCGATTTTATCGAAGCTGTTGGCGACATCAAACGTGACCTGCCACATGCGATGATATCTGGTGGTGTGTCTAACGTATCGTTCTCTTTCCGTGGCAATAACTACGTTCGTGAAGCGATTCATGCCGTGTTCCTTTACCACTGTTTCAAAAACGGTATGGATATGGGTATCGTTAACGCTGGTCAGCTGGAGATCTACGATAACGTGCCTGAAAAGCTGCGCGAAGCGGTAGAAGACGTCGTGCTTAACCGTCGTAACGATGCTACCGAAAGGCTTTTGGATATCGCTTCAGAATACGCCGATAAAGGTGTGGGTAAAGAGGAAGATGCCTCTGCACTGGAGTGGAGAACTTGGCCAGTCGAAAAGCGTTTAGAACATGCTCTAGTTAAAGGCATTACCGAGTTTATCGTTGAAGACACTGAAGAAGCTCGTGTTAACGCTTCTAAACCATTAGAGGTCATCGAAGGCCCATTGATGGATGGTATGAACGTCGTCGGTGACTTGTTTGGTGAAGGTAAGATGTTCCTTCCTCAGGTAGTAAAATCAGCGCGCGTAATGAAACAGGCGGTGGCTCATTTAGAACCATTTATCGACGCGGAAAAGCAGGTCGGTCAGACCAACGGTAAGATCTTACTAGCGACGGTAAAAGGCGATGTACACGATATCGGTAAAAATATCGTTGGTGTTGTACTGCAATGTAATAACTACGAGATCATCGACCTTGGCGTTATGGTGCCATGTGAAAAGATCCTAAAAGTCGCCAAAGAAGAGAACGTCGATATTATTGGTCTGTCGGGTCTGATTACGCCGTCATTAGATGAGATGGTTCATGTAGCTAAAGAGATGGAGCGTCTTGACTTTGATCTGCCATTGCTGATTGGTGGCGCGACAACGTCGAAAGCGCATACTGCGGTTAAAATTGAACAGAACTACAAACATCCGGTCGTTTACGTCAACAATGCTTCACGTGCCGTAGGTGTTTGTACGTCACTATTGTCTGATGAACGTCGTCCTGATTTCGTCGAAAAATTAAATGCCGATTACGAGCGTGTTCGTGATCAACACAACCGTAAAAAGCCACGAACCAAGCCAGTTACTCTGGAAGACGCTCGCGCAAACAAAGTGGCAATTGACTGGGAGGCGTATACACCTCCAGCACCAAAGCAGTCGGGCATTCATATTTTTGACGATTTTGATGTTGCGACCTTACGTAAGTACATCGACTGGACCCCGTTCTTTATGACCTGGTCTTTGGTTGGAAAATACCCGACCATTTTCGATCACGAAGAAGTGGGTGAAGAAGCGAAGCGTTTGTTCCATGATGCGAATGAGCTACTTGATCGCGTTGAAAGCGAAGGCCTGATGCAGGCGCGAGGCATGTGTGGCTTGTTCCCTGCCGCGAGTGTGGGTGACGATATTGAAGTGTACACTGATGAATCGCGTACAGAAGTCGCGAAAGTCCTGTGTAACCTTCGACAGCAAACTGAGAAACCAAAAGGCTTTAACTACTGCTTGTCGGATTATGTCGCACCAAAAGACTCGGGTAAGCACGACTGGATTGGTGCGTTTGCGGTCACTGGTGGTATTGGTGAGCGTGAACTGGCGGATGAGTATAAGGCTAAGGGCGATGATTATAATGCCATTATGATCCAAGCGGTGGCCGATCGTCTGGCAGAAGCTTTTGCTGAATACCTGCATGAGCGTGTTCGTAAAGAAATCTGGGGTTATGCTGAAGATGAGAATTTATCTAACGATGAGCTAATCCGTGAAAAATACCAAGGTATTCGACCTGCGCCTGGCTACCCAGCATGTCCAGAGCATACGGAAAAAGGACCGCTATGGGATCTTTTGAACGTAGAAGAGAATATCGGTATGTCTTTGACGTCTAGCTATGCCATGTACCCTGGTGCCTCAGTGTCTGGTTGGTACTTCTCTCATCCGGATTCTCGCTACTTTGCGATCGCGCAGATCCAGGAAGATCAGTTAGAAAGCTATGCTGAACGTAAAGGTTGGGACAGGCTTGAAGCAGAAAAATGGTTAGGTCCGAATATTAACGGCTAA
- the lysC gene encoding lysine-sensitive aspartokinase 3, with product MSAFNVAKFGGTSVANFEAMSRCAAIIENNPNTRLVVSSACSGVTNLLVELANGVQDQEQRAELLRKLAEIHDDILSQLRDAAEASAEVYAILDTVTSLAEAASIQASSKLTDHLVACGELMSTHILAQLMRERGINAVRFDIRDVLRTDDNFGRAEPNVEAISQLAQEKLVPLCQESVVITQGFIGSDEEGNTTTLGRGGSDYSAALIAEGVKASGLEIWTDVPGIYTTDPRIAPKASPIPEISFSEASEMANFGAKILHPSTLVPALRHDIPVFVGSSKDPEAGGTWIRHQVESSPLYRALALRCNQTMVTLRSASMFHAYGFLAKVFEILAKHKISVDLITTSEISVSLTLDQTDTSGGAPQLPQAVREELEELCKVEVEHDLCLVALIGNNMSGSKGYAKQVFGTLEDFNLRMICYGASPHNLCFLLHKSESQQAIQKLHAELFEK from the coding sequence GTGAGCGCATTTAACGTAGCAAAATTCGGTGGAACCAGTGTTGCCAATTTCGAGGCAATGAGCCGTTGTGCCGCCATTATTGAAAACAATCCAAATACTCGCCTTGTCGTTAGCAGCGCTTGCTCTGGTGTAACGAACCTATTGGTAGAACTGGCCAATGGTGTTCAGGATCAGGAACAGCGTGCCGAGTTGCTACGTAAGCTAGCAGAAATTCATGATGACATCCTTAGTCAACTAAGAGATGCAGCAGAAGCAAGTGCAGAGGTTTACGCAATCCTTGATACGGTAACCAGCCTTGCAGAAGCAGCTTCTATCCAAGCTAGCTCTAAACTGACAGACCATTTAGTTGCGTGTGGTGAGTTAATGTCGACGCACATTTTGGCTCAACTGATGAGAGAGCGTGGTATCAATGCGGTGCGTTTTGATATTCGTGATGTGCTAAGAACCGACGATAACTTCGGACGTGCTGAGCCAAATGTCGAAGCGATTTCTCAGCTAGCTCAAGAGAAGTTAGTCCCTCTATGTCAGGAGTCAGTAGTCATTACTCAAGGCTTCATCGGCTCAGACGAAGAAGGCAATACAACCACATTAGGTCGTGGTGGCAGTGACTACAGTGCCGCACTCATTGCTGAAGGCGTTAAAGCTTCTGGCTTAGAAATCTGGACTGATGTTCCGGGCATCTACACAACAGACCCACGTATTGCGCCAAAAGCGTCTCCTATTCCAGAGATCAGCTTTAGCGAAGCGTCAGAAATGGCAAACTTCGGTGCTAAGATCCTCCACCCTTCTACACTCGTTCCTGCTTTGCGCCACGACATTCCAGTGTTTGTTGGCTCTTCTAAAGATCCAGAAGCAGGTGGCACATGGATTCGTCACCAAGTAGAAAGCTCGCCGCTATACCGAGCTCTTGCATTGCGTTGCAACCAAACCATGGTCACTCTACGTAGTGCAAGCATGTTCCATGCATACGGCTTCCTGGCTAAAGTGTTCGAGATTCTGGCTAAACACAAAATTTCAGTGGACCTGATTACCACTTCAGAAATCAGTGTTTCGTTAACTCTAGACCAAACAGACACCTCTGGTGGTGCACCACAACTACCTCAAGCCGTAAGAGAAGAGCTAGAAGAATTGTGTAAAGTGGAAGTAGAGCACGACCTATGCTTGGTGGCTCTTATCGGAAACAACATGAGCGGTAGCAAAGGATACGCCAAACAAGTATTCGGTACATTAGAAGACTTTAACCTGCGTATGATTTGCTACGGTGCGAGCCCGCATAACTTGTGCTTCCTACTGCACAAGTCAGAATCGCAACAGGCGATTCAAAAACTGCATGCTGAGCTATTTGAAAAATAA